A stretch of Henckelia pumila isolate YLH828 chromosome 4, ASM3356847v2, whole genome shotgun sequence DNA encodes these proteins:
- the LOC140865950 gene encoding uncharacterized protein, with protein sequence MNWVQRKIYLYNVTFGLYMLDWWERLLFNAVVLVLLWFVCLNGVHHISEIYRSYHDTVPVSGASNLIII encoded by the exons ATGAATTGGGTTCAGCGCAAAATCTACCTTTACAATGTCACTTTCGGACTCTATATGCTGGATTGGTGGGAGCGTTTACTCTTCA ATGCAGTGGTGCTTGTGTTATTGTGGTTTGTTTGCCTAAACGGGGTTCATCATATATCAGAGATTTACAGAAG CTATCACGATACAGTACCAGTTTCAGGAGCCTCAAATCTGATCATAATTTGA